The Selenomonas sp. AB3002 sequence AAGTACCATTCCCTGTAACCACATTTAGATAATTATGCGCACCGTTAGCAACAGACTTCTCCCCACCGTCAAAAGTCACACTTTCCCCACTGCCAACAGAAAAATCTGCCCAGTTTATGACATTATTGTCAATCGTAGACGTGATAGTCGTATCTGTTCCTGTAGTAATAGTAGCTCCACCAGTCACATCTTTATCCAGCACTGGTGCCGCATGAACCGTAGGCACAAAACTGAACATGCCGGCAACCAAAGCAAGACTGACCTGCAGTGCCAGCTTATCTTTATTCGTCAACGTGTTCATAAAAATACACTCCATTCCTCACTATATCCCTGATGATATAAAATACCGAAAGAGGCACCAAAAGGTGCCCCTCTCCATATCCTTAAAAATCAAATCATTGTAACAAACTAAGCACTGAACTGCTGTTCTGATTCGACTGCGCCAACATCGCTTGCACCGCCTGAGTCAAGATACTGTCCCTAGCATAGGCTGTCTGCTCTTTAGCCATATCCGCATCGCGAATGACTGATTCAGCCGCTTGAGTATTCTCGCTATTCATTACTATGTTGGCAGACGTATATTCCAAACGGCTAAGTTCTGCTCCTACCCCCGTCTGCTGATTCAACACTTTCTGCAAAGCGTTGTCCAAAACATTTATAGCCACATTGGCATTCGTCTGAGTTGAAACACTCAAAGTCGCCATCCCGTCACTATACGAACGAAGTCCCAATGCAATTGCCCGAACATCAGCAAACCCTGCGCGCAACGACTGATTAGCCTGTGTTCCAATCTGGAAGACCATTGCGTTATCCTCTGAGGAATTTTCTGCACTAATGCTTTCTTCAAAGAAATCAAATACCTTATTGGCATTGTCTCTAATTTCCCCTCCAGCATCAGTGATTTTAAAAGTTATTCCCGCAATCTGACCTGCCAATCCTGGCTGACTAGCTTTCAGTGTAATAGCATTACTGCCATCAGCCGTATAAACTTCTTCACCAGACTTGTCTGTACCTATATAATTGCTGGTGCTGTTTAATGTTATCACACCACCCAACTTATCTACCAATTCCGTTAAAGTGTATGGCCTTGTGAAATAATAATACTTAGGCCCCCTTTCAGGATGTAACGGATGATAGTTAGGATTTCTCTTACTATCTTCTTTCTCAAGCGGGCTCACTTCCACAGTATGCGTTTCACCATTTTGAACCCAGGAAATAGCAACTGTATCAGTAGTTTGCAAACCGAGATTGTTGCCATCCTTGTTGGTCAAGTCAAGCACACTAGTATCGCCAGTGGTATCATCGGCAAACCTATAATTGGAAAGGTGCGTATACGTGCCCCCTTCCACCACACTGTAATTATGACTGCCATCCAGCATGGTGATACCATTGTAGCTCACCAAAGCATTATCATCAATCTGCTTGATATACTCATCAAAAACCTTCTGAATATTAGCACGGTCAGCATCAGTATTATGATCGTTAGCCGAATCTATAGCCTTCTCCTTCATAGTGCGAAGAATATTGATAGTGCTGTCTAGAGCCCCAGCAGCCGTATTCAGAATGCTAATACCATTCTGCGCATTCTGATCATCCTGATCTAAGGACTTGACCTGAACCCTCATACGCTCAGAGATTGCATACTCGGATGCCCCATCAGCTGCACTGGTAATCTTCTCACCGCTGGACAGCCTCTTCAAATCCTTATTCATGGCCTCGTTGTTCTTGCTGAGGTTCTTCAGTGCATTAACGCTGTCCATGTTGTTCTTGACTATGAGTGCCATAGGGGCCGCCTCCTCTTTAACATATTCCCAACCAAGCCAGGAGCCATCTCCGGCCCCTTATCTTCACTGCCTCCCAAGCCCTGGAAGACACGCTCAACTCTCTATGTAGTATATCGAATGAACCCTAGATTTTCTTAAGCACAAAATAAGGGTTTCCAGAAAAAATTCATAAAAAATTTTCCCATAAAATGGTTTAGGCGGGAGCATTGCTGCTCCCGCCCATTTTGGACTCACGCCAGTATGTCTACATTTGCGCCCAGATTCGGATCTGAGCTGAGTTCGCCCAAGAGCTGCTCCGTGCCGCTCTCGGCCGTCTCCATCGCTTTTTTCAGCACCGCGGTGCCCAGGTCCTGAGCTGCCTGTTGTTGATGCATGCTCACGGACATGGCCGCAATGCTCATGTAATTGTCACCCATAGGCGCACCTCCTAGTAAAACACTTCCGTGTTACCCTTATTATCGATGTTTTGCGGGGAAAACTTAAGTGTTTTTTATAGCAGGAACTCTGCGAAGACCTGGTTGCCAACCTTGGCCCCTGCTTTGGTAAGGGAGATGGACTTCTTGTTTTCCTGCAAGAGGCCCTCCCGCACCAGGCGGTTGATTTTCTTGCCATAGACGGAGCGCAGATCCTTGCCGAATGTCTCCTTGAATTTCTTCTTGTCCAGCCCCTTGGCAGTGCGCAGGGCCAGGAAGGCAAATTCTTCCATGTGATGCTGCTCGCTGGGATCTTCCTCGGAGCGCAGGGGGAGGCTGCCGGACTTGATAGTATTGATGTATTCATCCAGGTCAGCCACATTCTCAAGGCGCATGCCGTCAAGATAGGAGTGGGCCGCAGCGCCTAAGCCCAGATAGGGCACATCCTGCCAATAGCTGAGGTTATGCTTGCTCTCAAGCCCGGGCTTGGCGAAATTGGAGATCTCATAGCGGCGCCATCCCTTCTCCGGCAGGAACTCAGTCATGTAGTCGTACATGGCCTCGGTGTCTGCCTCCGGCGGCAAGGCCAGTTTTCCTTCCTGCTGGTCACGGTAGAAGGGAGTGCCCTCCTCCACCTGCAGGCCGTAGATGGAGATATGCTGAGGGGCAAGCTCAAGGGCTTTCTCCACGCTGTCTTTCAATATCTCCATGGTCTGCCCCGGCAGGCCGTACATGAGGTCAAGGCTGAGATTCTCAAAACCTGCCTCACGGGCGGCCCTGATGGTTTCCTCTGCCTGCGCCGCCGTATGGATGCGGCCCAGCCTTTTGAGGATATCATCATCGAAGCTCTGGACGCCGATGCTCAGGCGGTTGGCCCCCCACTCCCGGAGTTTTTTCAGGTATTCCTCGTCCACAGTGCCGGGATTCACCTCTACGGTGAATTCCTCCGGCTCCCCGAAGACGCTTTTCATCAGGGCCATGACGGTGCCCATCTGTTCGAGAGTCAGGGCCGTGGGAGTGCCCCCCCCCATGTAAAGGGTAGCAGGACGACCATGCTTCAAAACCATTTCCTGCCCCCGCACCAGAGTCTCTACCCCCAGGGCATCAACATAGGCCTCTCTGGCTTCTTCCCGGCCTCCATAGGAGGCAAAGTCACAGTAATTGCACTTCCGCTTGCAGAAGGGAATATGCACATAAACGCCCCATTGCATTAGGACAAACCTCCCTATATGCCTTCCCCTTAAGGGGGCGGCGAAGCCGCGGGTGTCCGGTGGACACCCTGGAAGGTGGCAGCCAAAGGCTGACGGATGAGGTGCCAATTAACTAACCACGGCAGATAACCGAGTCAGCGTTCCACCTCATCCGCCCCTACGGGGCACCTTCCCCTCAAGGGGAAGGCTTTTGTTATGTCAATCTATCTTCAATATGGCCATAAATGCTTCCTGGGGAATCTCCACGGAGCCTACGGCTTTCATGCGCTTCTTGCCTTCCTTCTGCTTTTCAAGGAGTTTGCGCTTGCGGGAGATATCGCCGCCGTAGCACTTGGCCAGCACGTCCTTGCGGCGGGCTCTTACGTTCTCTCTGGCGATGACCTTGCTGCCGATGGCGGCCTGGATGGGAATCTCGAACATCTGCTGGGGGATGATTTCCTTCAGTTTGGCAGCCAGCTGACGGCCGCGAATGGCGGCCCGATCACGATGGACGATGGTTGACAGGGCATCCACCGCATCGCCGTTCAAAAGGATATCCACCTTCACCAGCTTGGACTCCTGATAGTCTGCCAGCTCGTAGTCCAGGGAAGCATAGCCCCGGGTAGCGGATTTCAGGCGGTCGAAGTAGTCGTAGATGATTTCGTTCAGGGGGATATGGTAGGTGATCAGCACCCGGTTGGTGTCCAGGTAGTCCATGGTCTTGAACTCCCCGCGCTTGTCCTGGGAAATCTCCATGACTGCGCCTACAAAGTCGTTGGGCACAATGACAGTGGCCTTCACATAAGGCTCCTCCATGTGCTGGATTTCCGTCTGGGGCGGCAGCTCGGCAGGGTTGCTGACCTTCACCATATCGCCGTTGGTCTTGTAGACGTGATAGATAACAGAAGGAGCAGTGATGATGAGCTTCAGCTTGTACTCGCGCTCCAGACGCTCCTGGATGACGTCCATGTGCAGGAGGCCCAGGAAGCCGCAGCGGAAGCCGAAGCCCAGGGCCACGGAAGTCTCAGGCTCGAAGACCAGGGCAGCATCATTGAGCTGCAGCTTTTCTAGCGCATCCTTCAGGTTGTCGTAGTCGGCACTGTCCACGGGGTAAAGGCCGCAGTAGACCATGGGAGTCACGCCGCGGTAGCCGGGCAGAGGCTCTTTGGCTCCCCGCTCGGCGGTGGTGATGGTGTCACCCACCCGCACATCCCGCACGTCCTTCAGAGAGCCAGCCACGAAGCCGACTTCGCCTACGTTCAGTTCGCCCAGCTCCACAGGCTGGGGCTTGAAGCAGCCCACGTCCGTGACCTCGAAGACCTTGCCCGTAGCCATCATCTTCAGCTTCATGCCCTTCTTGATGCGGCCCTGCTTCACCCTGATATGGGCAATGGCCCCCTTGTAAGAGTCGAAATATGAGTCAAAGATCAAAGCCTGCAAAGGCGCATCCTTGTCACCCTCCGGAGCAGGGATATGCTCCACCACTGCATCCAGGATTTCCTCAATGCCGATGCCCGCCTTGGCCGATGCCAGGATGGCGTTTTCCGTATCCAGACCGATGGTGTCCTCAACTTCCTGCTTCACCCGGTCAGGCTCGGCACTGGGCAGGTCTATCTTGTTGATGACGGGGATGATTTCCAGGTCGTGCTCCAAGGCCATATAGACATTGGCCAGGGTCTGAGCCTCCACCCCCTGGGCAGCATCCACCACCAGGAGAGCGCCTTCGCAGGCGGCTAGCGACCGGGAGACTTCGTAGGTGAAGTCAACATGGCCCGGGGTGTCGATGAGGTTCAGCTGATACATCTCCCCGTCCTTGCCCCGGTAGTCCAGGCGCACGGTCTGGGCCTTGATGGTGATGCCGCGCTCCCGTTCCAAATCCATATTGTCCAGCACCTGGGCCTCCATCTCACGCTGGGTCAGAGTGCCAGTGTACTCGATGAGACGGTCGGCAATGGTGGACTTGCCGTGGTCGATATGGGCAATGATAGAAAAGTTGCGGATATGCTTGCTTTCCATTCACATTTTCCTTTCAATATTACAAAAGCCACCCATGCGAAAAGCACAGGCGGCTCCATTGTATCGTAATCGCGAGAATTACTTTGCCATAGCGTTGACCTTGCGGGCAAGGCGGGACTTCTTGCGGCTGGCAGCGTTCTTGTGATACACATGGTTAGCAGCAGCCTGGTCGATAGTCTTGCAAGCAACCGTAAGGAGGGATTTCGCTTCTTCAGCGTTACCAGCCTCAACAGCGTCGAGCACTTTACGGGAAGCCGTGCGGACACGGGACTTCTCAGCAGCGTTCTTAGCATGGCGCTTCGCGTCAGTCTTAACACTAAGGATAGATGCTTTGATATTCGGCAAACGATTCACCCCCCTCGAAATTTCAGTACCTTGCTATTTTAGCATGAAGGACGGAGAAATGCAAGCTATTTATTTCAGCTTAGCCTCATCCTTTTTCAGGCAGCATTTCTTGTACTTCTTGCCGCTGCCGCAGGGGCAGGGATCATTGCGGCCTGCAGCCTTACTGTGGCTGCCGAAGGGAATCACCTTGCCCATAGAGCCGCCCTCCTCATTGGCAGAAAGCTCGTCCGGGGTGTAGCCCTTGAGGCGCCACATGCGGGTGCTGTTGTTGAAAGCAGCCGTGAGCATCAGGAGCACCTTGGCCTTTTCCGTATCTTCCATGAGGCCCAGGCCGGAAAGATAATCAGCCGCCTCATTGATATCGCCGCTGTTCTGCAGGAGGATGTAGATCTCTCCCACCACATCAGCCGCCTGCAGCACCTCGTAGCCGCATTCTTTCATCAGGTACTGGGCAAAGGCGCGGTACTCGTTGGTGGACTCGATGTAGTTCTCCTCACCTGCCTCATAGACCTTGTCGTAAGCCAGGGGCGCAAAGCCCAGAGCCTCACGGGCATGCTGCTCGTCCTCCAGCTTTTCCACATCCAGCAGGGCATAATAGCGCATGCCCTGGGGCAGGGCATCAATCTGTGGCAGCCAGCAGGAAGCGTTCAGCATGACCCCCACGAAATCCTGGAAGGTGACCTCGGCAGCAGCCGACTTGTCAAGATAGCCCATGACCATTCCGTAAAGCTGCTCGAAGTTCAGATAGCCATAGTAGAACAGGAGGCCTGCGGTCAGACGGGCCATTTCCGTATTGAGCTCCGTCATGGAGTTGTAGGCGCCGCCGCTGATCTTCCTGATTTCCTCCTGCAGTTCTGCCGGCAGATACCAGGCCAGCTTTTCGGATTCTTTGTCCACGCCGCAGGCCAGCAGGCCAATGCCCCTAAGATAGTCAAGACGCAGGTCATCGTCCCGCAGCTCCGTGGAAAGGCCCTGCTTCTCCAGCAGATGCTCAAAGCACTGGCGCTGC is a genomic window containing:
- a CDS encoding flagellin, with protein sequence MALIVKNNMDSVNALKNLSKNNEAMNKDLKRLSSGEKITSAADGASEYAISERMRVQVKSLDQDDQNAQNGISILNTAAGALDSTINILRTMKEKAIDSANDHNTDADRANIQKVFDEYIKQIDDNALVSYNGITMLDGSHNYSVVEGGTYTHLSNYRFADDTTGDTSVLDLTNKDGNNLGLQTTDTVAISWVQNGETHTVEVSPLEKEDSKRNPNYHPLHPERGPKYYYFTRPYTLTELVDKLGGVITLNSTSNYIGTDKSGEEVYTADGSNAITLKASQPGLAGQIAGITFKITDAGGEIRDNANKVFDFFEESISAENSSEDNAMVFQIGTQANQSLRAGFADVRAIALGLRSYSDGMATLSVSTQTNANVAINVLDNALQKVLNQQTGVGAELSRLEYTSANIVMNSENTQAAESVIRDADMAKEQTAYARDSILTQAVQAMLAQSNQNSSSVLSLLQ
- a CDS encoding YjfB family protein; the protein is MGDNYMSIAAMSVSMHQQQAAQDLGTAVLKKAMETAESGTEQLLGELSSDPNLGANVDILA
- the hemW gene encoding radical SAM family heme chaperone HemW; this translates as MQWGVYVHIPFCKRKCNYCDFASYGGREEAREAYVDALGVETLVRGQEMVLKHGRPATLYMGGGTPTALTLEQMGTVMALMKSVFGEPEEFTVEVNPGTVDEEYLKKLREWGANRLSIGVQSFDDDILKRLGRIHTAAQAEETIRAAREAGFENLSLDLMYGLPGQTMEILKDSVEKALELAPQHISIYGLQVEEGTPFYRDQQEGKLALPPEADTEAMYDYMTEFLPEKGWRRYEISNFAKPGLESKHNLSYWQDVPYLGLGAAAHSYLDGMRLENVADLDEYINTIKSGSLPLRSEEDPSEQHHMEEFAFLALRTAKGLDKKKFKETFGKDLRSVYGKKINRLVREGLLQENKKSISLTKAGAKVGNQVFAEFLL
- the lepA gene encoding translation elongation factor 4, with the protein product MESKHIRNFSIIAHIDHGKSTIADRLIEYTGTLTQREMEAQVLDNMDLERERGITIKAQTVRLDYRGKDGEMYQLNLIDTPGHVDFTYEVSRSLAACEGALLVVDAAQGVEAQTLANVYMALEHDLEIIPVINKIDLPSAEPDRVKQEVEDTIGLDTENAILASAKAGIGIEEILDAVVEHIPAPEGDKDAPLQALIFDSYFDSYKGAIAHIRVKQGRIKKGMKLKMMATGKVFEVTDVGCFKPQPVELGELNVGEVGFVAGSLKDVRDVRVGDTITTAERGAKEPLPGYRGVTPMVYCGLYPVDSADYDNLKDALEKLQLNDAALVFEPETSVALGFGFRCGFLGLLHMDVIQERLEREYKLKLIITAPSVIYHVYKTNGDMVKVSNPAELPPQTEIQHMEEPYVKATVIVPNDFVGAVMEISQDKRGEFKTMDYLDTNRVLITYHIPLNEIIYDYFDRLKSATRGYASLDYELADYQESKLVKVDILLNGDAVDALSTIVHRDRAAIRGRQLAAKLKEIIPQQMFEIPIQAAIGSKVIARENVRARRKDVLAKCYGGDISRKRKLLEKQKEGKKRMKAVGSVEIPQEAFMAILKID
- the rpsT gene encoding 30S ribosomal protein S20, which produces MPNIKASILSVKTDAKRHAKNAAEKSRVRTASRKVLDAVEAGNAEEAKSLLTVACKTIDQAAANHVYHKNAASRKKSRLARKVNAMAK
- a CDS encoding SEC-C domain-containing protein, whose translation is MQDKNFENPAEMLEAEMKAEAEARRAQLYRRKLPKELSLAAALGEMTRAELDDIRYNLNVTGTSSLKKAELIERLVPEITAFARRWLPSALVEQRQCFEHLLEKQGLSTELRDDDLRLDYLRGIGLLACGVDKESEKLAWYLPAELQEEIRKISGGAYNSMTELNTEMARLTAGLLFYYGYLNFEQLYGMVMGYLDKSAAAEVTFQDFVGVMLNASCWLPQIDALPQGMRYYALLDVEKLEDEQHAREALGFAPLAYDKVYEAGEENYIESTNEYRAFAQYLMKECGYEVLQAADVVGEIYILLQNSGDINEAADYLSGLGLMEDTEKAKVLLMLTAAFNNSTRMWRLKGYTPDELSANEEGGSMGKVIPFGSHSKAAGRNDPCPCGSGKKYKKCCLKKDEAKLK